The Alteribacter populi genomic sequence TCACGTCTCGTTGAAAAATATTACAGGCCGACGATTGTATTAAGTATTGACTCTGAAAAAGGGGTAGCTAAAGGGTCCGCGCGAAGTATCGAAGGCTTTGATATGTTTCAAAACCTGTCTGAGTGCCGTGAGTGGCTGCCTCACTTTGGAGGGCACCCGATGGCTGCAGGTCTTACAATGAATGTGGCCGACGTTGATAAGCTCAGAAAGAAGCTCAGTTTATTGGCTGATGAGGTATTAAAGTCCGAAGACCTTATCCCAACGAAGCACGTCGATTTAATCGCAAAAGTAAACGAAGTGACAGTGGATGCAATCATGGATCTTCAGAAGCTTTCTCCTTTTGGTGTGGGACATCCTTCACCAAAAGTGATGATTGCGAAAACAAAGATTGGTCAGTTTAAGAAAATCGGTTCGAATAAAGATCATTTAAAAATGACGTTTGAAGACGAAAGCGATTCTTTAGATGGCATTGGTTTTCGCATAGGAGATCTTTATGATCATATTACGCCATTGGACTTTGTTTCTGTAATTGGAGATGTGTCAATAAATGAGTGGAACGGGCATGTGAAGCCACAGCTGATTATAGAAGATCTAAAAGTAGAAGACTGGCAGCTTTTCGATTATAGAGGGAAGCATATACCATGGCGCAACTTTACAGAAATGGAAGAGCAAGATCGTCTTGTCTTCGTGAAATTTAGAGAAAACACACCTATTCCAATGGAAATCGAAGCAGCGGGAATTAAGGTTATCGATTTTTCCAGCCGCCAACAAGTGTCATCAGAATATGACGTAACGGAATGCTTCGTCATATTAGCCGATATTCCAACCACTGAAGAGCAAATCCCTATTTTACTAAACGGAAAAAAACCGAGCAGGATATACGCTTTGTTTGCACAAGAAGAAGATGCCTATTTTCAAACGTTACCGACAAGGGAACACTTTAAGTGGTTTTATGCCTTTTTGAATAAACGAAAAAGCTTTCATCTTGAAAAGCAGGCTCAGGAGCTAGCAAAATATAAAGGATGGACGAAAGATACGATTGATTTCATGAGTAAGGTGTTTTTTGAATTGGAATTTGTTACAATAAACAATGGGTTTGTGACGCTCGTGTCCGAACCGTCAAAAAAATCTCTCGCTGACTCTGTCCTTTATCAACAGCAAGTCAACCAAAGTGAGTTGGAAAATCAGTTGGTTTACTCTTCATATCGAGCGTTAAAACAATGGATGACACCTTATATTGAAACAAAAATGAGTGAAACAGTATAAATGCAAGAAGATTTTAGGAGGAAACAAGGATGGATTACAAAGATTATATTACAGTTGTAGAGAATTTTCCAAAAGAAGGAATTCGCTTTAAAGATATTACGACGCTCATGGAGAATGGCGAAGCATACAAAAAAGCAATTGATGACATGGCTGAATTTGCTAAGGAAAAAAACATTGATGTCGTTGTCGGCCCTGAAGCAAGAGGGTTCGTAGTTGGTTGCCCGATTTCATATTCATTGGGTATTGGCTTTGTTCCTGTTCGTAAAGCAGGGAAACTTCCTCGTGAAGTGCTGGCAGTAGACTATGGTCTTGAGTATGGTAAAGACAGCCTTAACATTCATAAAGACTCTATTAAGCCAGGGCAAAAGGTTCTAATTTCCGACGATTTACTTGCCACAGGTGGAACGATCGAAGCTACAATTAAAATGGTTGAAGGGCTCGGCGGTGTAGTCGCTGGTATTGTTTTCATGATTGAACTTACTTACTTAGAAGGACGAGAAAAGTTAAAAGACTACAACGTCTATTCATTAGTTCAGTATTAGTACAAGTCATCAAGGGGTGCTCAAAAAGGCACTCCTTTCATATAATACATACTTTCATTGTATTTCCTATGATATTTTGAGTTTCCATACAAATAACAATGACAGTTTCTTAAATATTATGTTAAGATAATGGCAATTCAAGATTCTCGGAAAAAAGAAAGAATAGGTAAGACAGGGGAAGATGGTTGGTAGGATGCACACAAGCCTTTTGACTTCTGCTGATGTACTCGGCAAATGCCGAGTTTTCTTAATCCATCTATTCGACAAATTTCTCAACCTCTCATGAAAGAAATTTTTAAGATTAAAGAAGTATAAAGTCAATATCTCGATGTCTAGCTCCAACGCCTACGGTATCGAGGTCATTTAGGCGATCCACTGAAGTAAGAATGCGGCTTTTAATTACCACACCTCAAATGCTTGCCGCAAACAGGGCGCTTGTACTCTAGCAGTACTAAAGAGCAAGACAAGCTTTCTGAACAACCTCTAATAGGATGTAAGGTGATTCCATGACAAGTGAACAAGTGCTTCAAAAAGCAAGTGAATATCTGTCCGAGCAAGATGTGACCTTTATAAGAAATGCTTACCTTATGGCGGAAAATGCTCACAAGGACCAGTTTCGTAAATCAGGAGAACCGTATATCGGTCATCCTGTTCAAGTGGCGGGGATTCTTGTTGAATTGGGCATGGACCCCAACACTGTTGCTGCGGCGTTTCTCCATGATGTCGTAGAAGATACGTCTGCCCACATTGATAGCATTGCCGATCAGTTTGGTGAAGAAGTAGCCATGCTTGTGGATGGAGTCACAAAGCTCGGGAAAATTAAATATAAATCTAAAGAAGAACAACAAGCTGAAAATCACCGAAAAATGTTTGTAGCGATGGCGAAGGACATTCGCGTGATTTTAATTAAGCTTGCCGATCGTCTTCACAACATGCGGACACTGAAGCATTTGCCACCAGATAAACAGCGGAGAATTGCCAATGAAACGTTAGAGATTTTTGCACCTCTAGCCCATCGGTTAGGGATTTCAGCAATTAAATGGGAGTTAGAAGATACTTCACTACGATATTTAAACCCACAGCAATATTATCGAATTGTTAATTTGATGAAAAAGAAGCGTGCGGAAAGAGAAAGCTATATCGATGAGGTAAAGAATAAAATCCAGGACCGGCTTGGAAATGTAAATGTTAAAGCCGATATTAATGGACGTGCAAAACACATTTACAGTATTTATCGTAAAATGGCGTTGCAAAACAAGCAATTCAATGAAATTTATGACCTGCTAGCCGTGCGGATCATTGTCAAAAATATTAAAGATTGCTACGCTGTCCTTGGGATTATTCATACACACTGGAAGCCGATGCCAGGTCGCTTTAAGGATTATATTGCGATGCCGAAAGCTAATATGTACCAATCTCTTCATACGACTGTAATCGGTCCAAAAGGAGATCCTCTAGAGGTCCAAATCCGCTCGGAAGATATGCACAAAGTTGCTGAATACGGGGTAGCTGCACACTGGGCATATAAAGAAGGGAAAACTGATGATGACAGTGGATCGTTAGATACGAAGCTGTCATGGTTTCGTGAAATTATTGAGTGGCAAAACGATACAAGTGACGCTCAGGAATTCATGGAGTCCCTAAAAATTGATTTATTTTCCGATATGGTGTTTGTGTTTACACCTAAAGGTGATGTTATTGAGCTTCCTAAAGGTTCAGTACCACTTGATTTTGCATATCGAATCCATACAGAGGTAGGGAACCGGTGTATTGGAGCAAAAGTGAATGGCAAAATGGTTCCTCTTGATCACGAGCTGAAAACAGGTGACATTGTCGATGTTCTTACGTCAAAACATTCGTATGGACCGAGTCAGGACTGGTTAAAGCTGACTCAAAGCTCGCATGCGAAAAATAAGATTCGTCAATGGTTTAAAAAAGAGCGTCGTGAAGAAAACGTTGAAAAAGGTAAAGATATGGTCGAGCGTGAAATTGGGCGGAAAGGCTACGACCAAAAAGACGTATTAACACATGAAAATATCAACCGTGTTGCAAACAAATTTAACTTTGGTACAGAAGAAGATATGTACGCAGCTGTTGGATATAATGGAATCACTGCAGCACAGATTGTGACTCGCCTTACAGATAACATTCGTAAACAACAAGATGAAGAGCAAGATAACCTAACACTTTCCGAAGCTGTTGAGGATTTAAAAACCTACAATACTTCGAAAAAAACAAGTGTTGGCGTTCGCGTTAAAGGTATTGACAATTTGCTCATCCGTTTATCACGCTGCTGTAACCCAGTCCCAGGTGATGATATTACCGGATATATTACAAAAGGACGAGGTGTAAGTATTCACCGCAGTGATTGTCCTAATATTAATAATGATGAAGCCAAAACACGGCTTCTTCCAGTAGAATGGGAAGGTAATCAGCAGAAAACGAAAAACTACAACGTCGATATTGAAATATCCGGCTTTGACCGTAGGGGCTTGTTAAATGAAGTTCTTCAAGCTGTAGCTGAAACGAAAACGAATATTAACGCTGTTTCAGGTAAATCAGATAAAAACAAAATGGCGACGATTGATATGACGATTTCGATTCAAAATATATCCCACCTACAAAAAGTAGTCGATCGAATTAAGCAGATCCCGGATATTTACGCTGTACGTCGAATAATGCATTAGATTAACAGGAAGTGATACGATGCGTATAGTAGTGCAAAAATCAAAAGAGGCTCGCGTTATTGTAAATCATGAAATTGTTGGTGAAATCGAACACGGTCTCATGCTTTTAGTCGGTGTTACGCATGACGACGACGAGAAAGATGTCCAATTTGTAGCCGATAAGGTAAGTCACCTTCGTATTTTTGAAGATGATAACAATAAAATGAATAACAGTGTTTTGGATGCTGGCGGCCAAATCCTCTCTATATCGCAATTTACGTTATACGGTGATTGCCGAAAGGGACGTCGACCGAACTTTATGAATGCCGCGAAGCCAGACCAAGCCAAAGATTTATATGAAAAATTCAATGACCGGCTAAGAGATAACGGACTTCATGTAGAAACCGGTGTTTTTGGTGAAATGATGGACGTTGACTTTGTGAACAACGGACCAGTTACTCTCATGGTCGATAGTAAAGAATAAACCGATCCTCATCCTGTCTAAATATCTTCTTTCTTGGTAACACTAAAAAGAAGTTTAAGGCAGAGAGGACGAAGATGATGAGACACGGACACGGGCAACAGAATAAAATAAATCAAGCGAACAACTATATGGGTGTTGACCTTCACCGCTTTAGCGAGCAAGAAGGTGAAAGAACGAATATTGAACTTGCAAGTGAATTTGGTCTTTCGTTACACGACGTCAAAATGCTCAAGAAAAAGTTAGACAGAAACTAGCCTTTTAAGTGCGTGTTCAATAGGAGTATTAAAATAGCCGAGTAGGTCGAGGCGGCGAAGTCTTTGAGCACCGGAGTGAATGGTGTTAATACGTGAGGAGCGGAGAAGCGAGCCAACGAGCTTCCTCAGGATGGGGTGACTCCTGTGTTCGCCACAGGACGTGGCGGTATTTAGCGGGAAATCATATTCTCCAAGCGGACTTTTTAAGATTCTCTTTAAGAGGATCTTGAGATATTGACTGTTGACAGATGTCATTTATATTCGTATGATAGATTCATTATAAATGAATAAAAACCGATGATAGAGCACAGTAGTTGAGATTTCCTTTGTTCAGAGAAGAAGTGCCATAGGCTGTAAGCATTTCTCAAAGACCTCGATGAATGAACACTCTTTAGGTGTTTTTTTGAACGGATCGTTTTTTGATGATCTTATTAGAAAAAACCGCCAAGAATGGCGTTATCAATGAAAGCGGAGTTTTGCTTTTTGTTTTCCATCAGAAACATGCAAACTCAACTAGGGTGGTACCACGGGAATTGAACTCTCGTCCCTGTTTTTATACAGGGATGGGAGTTTTTTGTATTTTAGAGGAGTTTTAAATCGTTCATGAACGATTGCAGTCGTAAGACCTCCTGCTAAGTTCTATCAATTCTTGTGATGAATGCAGGAGTCAGCCCCATCCTAGGAAGTGCGTTGGCTTGTGGCTTCAGTCCTGGCAATTCACTTCTACCCTTTGCATCAAGTTACTCTCTGCTTGTTCCTTGAGGATGGAGGCTTTATAGCATAGTTAAGATAGAAATTTATACATAAACAAAATGAGGAGGAAAGGATTATGAATTTTAGAATCCCTCGTGGAACGCAGGATATTTTACCGGAAAATTCACCAATGTGGCGGTATGTGGAGCAAAAAGCGCATGATTTATGCCGCCGTTATAATTATAAAGAAATTCGTACACCAATTTTTGAGCAAACTGAGTTGTTTGCTAGAGGTGTAGGCGATACAACAGATATCGTACAAAAGGAAATGTATACATTTGAAGATCGCGGTGGGAGGAGTTTAACGCTTCGACCGGAAGGAACAGCATCTACAGTGCGTTCTTACGTAGAGAATAAAATGCACGGATGGGCAGACCAGCCTGTAAAGTTGTATTATGTCGGACCTATGTTTAGGTATGAACGTCCCCAATCAGGACGGATGAGACAGTTTGTACAATTTGGTGTTGAAGCGATGGGGAGTGATGATCCAGCTATCGATGCTGAAGTAATCGGACTTGCAATGGACTTTTACCGAGAACTTGGACTTAAAGGGCTGAAATTAGTCATTAATAGTCTTGGTGATAAAGAAAGTCGGAATTCACATAGAAACGCTTTGATTAATCATTTCAAACCGAGAATCACCGAATTTTGCCCTGATTGCCAGCAGCGACTTGAGCAAAACCCACTCAGAATTCTTGATTGCAAAAAAGATCGTGATCATGAATTGATGGAAAATGCTCCTTCAATTTTAAGTTATTTAAATGAAGAATCTAAAAAGTATTTTGATCGTGTTCAATCTTATTTAGGAGCGATGAACATCGATTTTGAAGTTGACCCTGGCCTTGTACGTGGTCTTGATTATTATAATAACACCGCTTTTGAAATTATGATCGATGGCGCTGGGTTTGGAGCGATCACAACGTTAACTGGCGGCGGTCGCTATAACGGACTCGTCGAAGAAATCGGAGGACCACAAACGCCAGGTATTGGGTTTGCCTTAAGTTTGGAACGACTGCTCATGGCCCTTGAGACCCAAGGTGTTGAACTGCCGACTGAAACAGGTTTGGATGCGTATTTGATTGCCATTGGTGAAGAAGCAAAAAGTAAAGCACCAAGTCTCCTGCACACGCTTCGCCAAAGCGGGTTAGCTGTAGACGCTGATTACTTAAACAAAAAAATGAAAGCTCAATTTAAGGCTGCTGATCGTCAAGGTGCAGCGTATACACTAATTTTAGGTGACGATGAAATCGCTGCAGGAACAATCGTAGTGAAAAACCTTA encodes the following:
- the hisS gene encoding histidine--tRNA ligase, with translation MNFRIPRGTQDILPENSPMWRYVEQKAHDLCRRYNYKEIRTPIFEQTELFARGVGDTTDIVQKEMYTFEDRGGRSLTLRPEGTASTVRSYVENKMHGWADQPVKLYYVGPMFRYERPQSGRMRQFVQFGVEAMGSDDPAIDAEVIGLAMDFYRELGLKGLKLVINSLGDKESRNSHRNALINHFKPRITEFCPDCQQRLEQNPLRILDCKKDRDHELMENAPSILSYLNEESKKYFDRVQSYLGAMNIDFEVDPGLVRGLDYYNNTAFEIMIDGAGFGAITTLTGGGRYNGLVEEIGGPQTPGIGFALSLERLLMALETQGVELPTETGLDAYLIAIGEEAKSKAPSLLHTLRQSGLAVDADYLNKKMKAQFKAADRQGAAYTLILGDDEIAAGTIVVKNLNSGEQVNVSIEEAIQMIIENRQRKGA
- the dtd gene encoding D-aminoacyl-tRNA deacylase; the encoded protein is MRIVVQKSKEARVIVNHEIVGEIEHGLMLLVGVTHDDDEKDVQFVADKVSHLRIFEDDNNKMNNSVLDAGGQILSISQFTLYGDCRKGRRPNFMNAAKPDQAKDLYEKFNDRLRDNGLHVETGVFGEMMDVDFVNNGPVTLMVDSKE
- a CDS encoding RelA/SpoT family protein, which gives rise to MTSEQVLQKASEYLSEQDVTFIRNAYLMAENAHKDQFRKSGEPYIGHPVQVAGILVELGMDPNTVAAAFLHDVVEDTSAHIDSIADQFGEEVAMLVDGVTKLGKIKYKSKEEQQAENHRKMFVAMAKDIRVILIKLADRLHNMRTLKHLPPDKQRRIANETLEIFAPLAHRLGISAIKWELEDTSLRYLNPQQYYRIVNLMKKKRAERESYIDEVKNKIQDRLGNVNVKADINGRAKHIYSIYRKMALQNKQFNEIYDLLAVRIIVKNIKDCYAVLGIIHTHWKPMPGRFKDYIAMPKANMYQSLHTTVIGPKGDPLEVQIRSEDMHKVAEYGVAAHWAYKEGKTDDDSGSLDTKLSWFREIIEWQNDTSDAQEFMESLKIDLFSDMVFVFTPKGDVIELPKGSVPLDFAYRIHTEVGNRCIGAKVNGKMVPLDHELKTGDIVDVLTSKHSYGPSQDWLKLTQSSHAKNKIRQWFKKERREENVEKGKDMVEREIGRKGYDQKDVLTHENINRVANKFNFGTEEDMYAAVGYNGITAAQIVTRLTDNIRKQQDEEQDNLTLSEAVEDLKTYNTSKKTSVGVRVKGIDNLLIRLSRCCNPVPGDDITGYITKGRGVSIHRSDCPNINNDEAKTRLLPVEWEGNQQKTKNYNVDIEISGFDRRGLLNEVLQAVAETKTNINAVSGKSDKNKMATIDMTISIQNISHLQKVVDRIKQIPDIYAVRRIMH
- a CDS encoding adenine phosphoribosyltransferase, which translates into the protein MDYKDYITVVENFPKEGIRFKDITTLMENGEAYKKAIDDMAEFAKEKNIDVVVGPEARGFVVGCPISYSLGIGFVPVRKAGKLPREVLAVDYGLEYGKDSLNIHKDSIKPGQKVLISDDLLATGGTIEATIKMVEGLGGVVAGIVFMIELTYLEGREKLKDYNVYSLVQY
- the recJ gene encoding single-stranded-DNA-specific exonuclease RecJ, translated to MLESKSRWNIETTDETLVDQLAVQLNLSKLAARLLVQRGWTNVEEAKRFLHMDESALHDPFLFKGMEESVARIKKAISNEERILVFGDYDADGVTSTSVMYQTLKSLGADVSFYVPNRFTEGYGPNEPAFRNAKDEGVSVIITVDTGISAVYEASVAKEIGIDLIITDHHEPPPELPDAFAIVNHKQEDCPYPFKSLAGVGVAFKTAQALLGRFPEEYLDLLTLGTIADLVPLVEENRYLVQRGLPKVAQTKRPGLKALMELCGVQGQDVTEEHVGFAIGPRLNAAGRLDSADPAVSLLITEDSMEAEEIAQQVDDLNKERQKIVNDITKEAIAQVEQDEGSPVIIVGQEGWNAGVIGIVASRLVEKYYRPTIVLSIDSEKGVAKGSARSIEGFDMFQNLSECREWLPHFGGHPMAAGLTMNVADVDKLRKKLSLLADEVLKSEDLIPTKHVDLIAKVNEVTVDAIMDLQKLSPFGVGHPSPKVMIAKTKIGQFKKIGSNKDHLKMTFEDESDSLDGIGFRIGDLYDHITPLDFVSVIGDVSINEWNGHVKPQLIIEDLKVEDWQLFDYRGKHIPWRNFTEMEEQDRLVFVKFRENTPIPMEIEAAGIKVIDFSSRQQVSSEYDVTECFVILADIPTTEEQIPILLNGKKPSRIYALFAQEEDAYFQTLPTREHFKWFYAFLNKRKSFHLEKQAQELAKYKGWTKDTIDFMSKVFFELEFVTINNGFVTLVSEPSKKSLADSVLYQQQVNQSELENQLVYSSYRALKQWMTPYIETKMSETV